A region of the Mesobacillus jeotgali genome:
GCCTAATGAAGTTTCCATCTGTAAGTAAAGCCTACCTTGTAAATATATATAACCCATCGGCTGCAGGACGTCCTTTTCCTCTAGTCGCATTGGAAGTGGATGACTTGGAAGAAGGCCTGACTCAAGAAGTTTTTGAGGCTATAAATCAACAAGGAGAACAGCAGGTTGAAGTATTCATTCTTGATGATGCCATCCCGCTGGCCAGCTCCATTGTGGAAGACACCAGACCATTTTATTTCCGTGAATCGTTGGAAGAATTCCGGACGATGTTTGAGAAGGAGGTTACCGAGTGTCCAAGATTAATATAAAAGTGAAGCAGGTGAAGGCTGCCAACAAGGAGTTAGTCAATCTAGCCTCCCGGGTCGATGGGGTTGGAAACCGGATTTCGTCCGTCAGGCATCAGGTTGATGGCAGGATAGTCTCACGAAGGAACATAGGTGGGAATTTAAATGAAGCAGCTGCAAAGGTAAGAGAGGCTGAAAAGAAACTGAAGAAAATCCATCAATTCGTTGATGGATCGATGAATTTGTATGTGAAAGCCGATAAGAAAGCGGACCGATTCAAGGAGCCGGAAAAGAAGTCGGTCTGGGACAAAATGAAAGACATGTTTGGAACGGCTAACGATGTTGTATCAGGATTTCGCAAAGGGGTAGCTGAAGCTGTTTTTTCAACCGTTGAAGGAATATGGAACGCCATCACCCATCCAATCGAGACTGCCAAGGGAATCGTTTATGCTGTAAGTCACCCCGTGGAAACCGCAAAAAGTATCTGGAAGTCGATATCAGACTCCTGGAAAAATGACGTCATAAACGGCGATGCCAAAAGCCGATCACAGTGGTTTGGCCGCGCCATAGGAGAAGTCGCCCTTGCGATCATCGGCACCAAAGGCGTCGACAAGGCTGTGAAAATGGCTAAAGGTGCTAAGGTTGTGGAGGAAGCTGGGGGAGTTCGGATTGTTAAGCCGGGGACTATTGAGAAGAAGGACAGCGGTGCAGCAGTTGAAAAACGTGTGACTCGTGGAAAAAAGGACAATGGAGTGGGTATTGGAAAACAAGAAGTACTCCATAAGATAGACGGAAAAGTGGGAATTGGGGATAATGGTAAGAGTACTATTATTAAGG
Encoded here:
- a CDS encoding DNA/RNA non-specific endonuclease: MSKINIKVKQVKAANKELVNLASRVDGVGNRISSVRHQVDGRIVSRRNIGGNLNEAAAKVREAEKKLKKIHQFVDGSMNLYVKADKKADRFKEPEKKSVWDKMKDMFGTANDVVSGFRKGVAEAVFSTVEGIWNAITHPIETAKGIVYAVSHPVETAKSIWKSISDSWKNDVINGDAKSRSQWFGRAIGEVALAIIGTKGVDKAVKMAKGAKVVEEAGGVRIVKPGTIEKKDSGAAVEKRVTRGKKDNGVGIGKQEVLHKIDGKVGIGDNGKSTIIKDVKEVDFGNHIIKGKNGKKYLLPNTRYITDVNYKYTTDELGRIMYVNAPELILKKGERNKYAQATVGGIDRLPDDDGGHLIAAQFNGPGDIDNLVPQNSQINRRGGKWYEMEMEWANALKEIPPKKVSVAIEPHYIDNSLRPDKFKVTYQIEGELPVRKRIKNKSGG